The proteins below come from a single Microtus pennsylvanicus isolate mMicPen1 chromosome 13, mMicPen1.hap1, whole genome shotgun sequence genomic window:
- the Pik3cd gene encoding phosphatidylinositol 4,5-bisphosphate 3-kinase catalytic subunit delta isoform isoform X2, whose translation MPPGVDCPMEFWTKEESQNVAVDFLLPTGVYLNFAVPRNANLSSIKQVLWRNAQYEPFFHMLSDPEAYVFTCVNQTAEQQELEDEQRRLCDIQPFLPVLRLVAREGDRVKKLINSQISLLIGKGLHEFDSLRDPEVNDFRTKMRQFCEEVAARRQQLGWEDWLQYSFPLQLEPSARSWRAGILRVTSRALLVNVKFEGSEESFTFQVSTKDMPLALMACALRKKATVFRQLLVEQPEDYTLQVNGRHEYLYGSYPLCQFQYICSCLHSGLTPHLTMVHKSSILAMRDEQSNPAPQVQKPRTKPPPIPAKKPSSVSLWSLEQPFCIELIEGSKVNADERMKLVVQAGLFHGNEMLCKTVSSSEVNVCSEPVWKQRLEFDINVCDLPRMARLCFALYAVVEKAKKARSTKKKSKKADCPIAWANLMLFDYKDQLKTGERRLYMWPSVPDEKGELLNPAGTVRSNPNTESAAALVICLPEVAPHPVYFPALEKILELGRHGERGRITEEELQLREILERRGSGELYEHEKDLVWKMRHEVQEHFPEALARLLLVTKWNKHEDVAQMVYLLCSWPELPVLSALELLDFSFPDCYVGSFAIKSLRKLTDDELFQYLLQLVQVLKYESYLDCELTKFLLDRALANRKIGHFLFWHLRSEMHVPSVALRFGLIMEAYCRGSTHHMKVLMKQGEALSKLKALNDFVKVSSQKTTKPQTKEMMHMCMRQETYMEALSHLQSPLDPSTLLEEVCVEQCTFMDSKMKPLWIMYSSEEAGSAGTVGIIFKNGDDLRQDMLTLQMIQLMDVLWKQEGLDLRMTPYGCLPTGDRTGLIEVVLHSDTIANIQLNKSNMAATAAFNKDALLNWLKSKNPGEALDRAIEEFTLSCAGYCVATYVLGIGDRHSDNIMIRESGQLFHIDFGHFLGNFKTKFGINRERVPFILTYDFVHVIQQGKTNNSEKFERFRGYCERAYTILRRHGLLFLHLFALMRAAGLPELSCSKDIQYLKDSLALGKTEEEALKHFRVKFNEALRESWKTKVNWLAHNVSKDNRQ comes from the exons ATGCCCCCTGGGGTGGACTGCCCCATGGAGTTCTGGACCAAAGAGGAGAGTCAGAACGTGGctgttgacttcctgctgcccacAGGGGTCTACCTGAACTTTGCGGTGCCCCGAAATGCCAACCTCAGCTCCATCAAACAG gtgCTGTGGCGAAATGCGCAGTATGAGCCGTTCTTCCACATGCTCAGTGACCCTGAGGCTTACGTGTTCACCTGCGTGAACCAGACAGCagagcagcaggagctggaggatgaGCAGCGCAGGCTGTGTGACATCCAGCCCTTCCTGCCCGTGCTGCGCCTGGTGGCACGAGAGGGCGACCGCGTGAAGAAGCTCATCAACTCCCAGATTAGCCTCCTCATCGGCAAAG GTCTCCATGAGTTTGATTCCTTGAGGGACCCAGAAGTGAACGACTTCCGCACTAAGATGCGCCAGTTCTGCGAAGAGGTCGCTGCTCGCCGCCAACAACTGGGCTGGGAGGACTGGCTGCAGTATAGCTTCCCCCTGCAGCTGGAACCCTCGGCAAGGAGTTGGCGGGCTGGCATCCTCCGCGTCACCAGCAGAGCCCTGCTGGTCAATGTGAAGTTTGAGGGCAGTGAG GAGAGCTTCACCTTCCAGGTGTCTACCAAGGACATGCCCCTGGCACTGATGGCCTGTGCCCTCCGGAAGAAGGCCACAGTGTTCCGGCAGCTTCTGGTGGAGCAGCCTGAAGACTATACCCTTCAGGTGAACGGGAGGCATGAATACCTCTATGGCAGCTACCCGCTCTGCCAGTTTCAG TACATCTGCAGCTGCCTGCACAGCGGACTGACTCCCCACCTGACCATGGTCCACAAATCCTCCATCCTCGCCATGCGGGATGAGCAGAGCAACCCTGCCCCCCAAGTCCAGAAACCACGCACCAAACCTCCCCCAATCCCTGCTAAGAAG ccctccTCTGTGTCCTTGTGGTCCCTGGAGCAGCCTTTCTGCATTGAGTTGATCGAGGGCAGCAAAGTGAATGCGGATGAGCGGATGAAG CTGGTTGTACAGGCTGGGCTCTTCCATGGCAACGAGATGCTCTGCAAGACGGTGTCCAGCTCAGAGGTGAATGTGTGCTCAGAGCCCGTGTGGAAGCAGCGCCTGGAGTTCGACATCAACGTCTGTGACCTGCCGCGCATGGCTCGGCTCTGCTTCGCGCTCTATGCTGTAGTGGAGAAGGCGAAAAAGGCGCGCTCTACAAAGAAGAAGTCCAAGAAGGCG GACTGCCCCATCGCCTGGGCCAACCTCATGCTATTTGACTACAAAGACCAGCTCAAGACTGGGGAACGCCGTCTCTACATGTGGCCCTCTGTCCCAG ATGAGAAAGGAGAGCTGTTGAACCCGGCGGGTACTGTACGTAGTAACCCCAACACGGAGAGCGCTGCGGCCCTGGTCATCTGCCTGCCTGAGGTGGCCCCCCATCCTGTGTACTTCCCTGCTCTGGAGAAG ATTCTGGAGCTGGGGCGTCACGGTGAGCGTGGGCGCATCACAGAGGAGGAG CTGCAGCTGAGGGAGATCCTGGAGCGGCGGGGGTCCGGGGAGCTGTACGAACACGAGAAGGACCTGGTGTGGAAGATGCGACATGAAGTCCAGGAGCACTTCCCAGAGGCCCTGGCCCGCCTGCTACTGGTCACCAAGTGGAATAAGCATGAGGATGTGGCCCAG ATGGTCTATCTGCTGTGCTCCTGGCCGGAACTTCCTGTGCTGAGTGCCCTGGAACTGCTGGACTTCAGCTTCCCTGACTGCTACGTGGGCTCCTTCGCCATCAAGTCCCTGAGGAAGCTGAC GGATGATGAGCTTTTCCAGTACCTTCTGCAGCTTGTGCAGGTGCTCAAATATGAGTCCTACCTGGACTGCGAGTTGACCAAATTCTTGCTGGACCGAGCCCTGGCGAACCGCAAGATCGGCCACTTCCTCTTCTGGCACCTCCG ctctgaGATGCACGTGCCGTCAGTGGCACTGCGTTTTGGCCTCATCATGGAGGCCTACTGCAGAGGCAGCACCCACCACATGAAGGTGCTGATGAAGCAG GGGGAAGCACTGAGCAAGCTAAAGGCGCTGAATGACTTCGTGAAGGTGAGCTCGCAGAAGACCACCAAGCCCCAAACCAAGGAGATgatgcatatgtgcatgcgcCAGGAGACCTACATGGAGGCCCTGTCCCACCTGCAGTCTCCGCTCGATCCCAGCAccctgctggaggaagtctg TGTGGAGCAGTGCACCTTCATGGACTCCAAGATGAAGCCACTGTGGATCATGTACAGCAGCGAGGAGGCGGGCAGTGCCGGCACCGTGGGCATCATCTTTAAGAACGGGGATG ACCTCCGCCAGGACATGCTGACTCTGCAGATGATCCAGCTCATGGATGTCCTGTGGAAGCAGGAAGGCCTGGACCTGAG GATGACCCCCTACGGCTGCCTCCCCACTGGAGACCGCACAGGCCTCATTGAGGTGGTCCTCCACTCGGACACGATTGCCAACATCCAGCTGAACAAGAGCAACATGGCAGCCACAGCTGCCTTCAACAAGGACGCCCTGCTTAACTGGCTCAAGTCCAAGAACCCTGG GGAGGCCCTGGATCGAGCTATCGAGGAATTCACCCTCTCCTGTGCGGGCTACTGTGTGGCCACGTATGTGCTGGGCATTGGTGACCGACATAGCGACAACATCATGATCCGAGAGAGTGGACAG CTCTTCCACATCGATTTTGGACACTTTCTGGGGAACTTTAAGACCAAGTTTGGAATCAACCGTGAGCGAGTTCCCTTCATTCTCACCTATGACTTTGTCCACGTGATCCAACAGGGGAAAACTAATAACAGTGAGAAATTCGAAAG GTTCCGCGGCTACTGTGAACGTGCCTACACCATCCTGCGGCGCCATGGGctgctcttcctccatctcttcgcCCTCATGCGTGCCGCAGGTCTGCCCGAGCTTAGCTGCTCCAAAGATATCCAGTATCTCAAG GACTCTCTGGCACtagggaagacagaggaagaggcgCTCAAGCACTTCCGGGTGAAGTTCAATGAAGCCCTACGGGAGAGCTGGAAAACCAAAGTCAACTGGCTGGCACACAATGTGTCCAAGGATAACAGGCAATAA
- the Pik3cd gene encoding phosphatidylinositol 4,5-bisphosphate 3-kinase catalytic subunit delta isoform isoform X1, giving the protein MPPGVDCPMEFWTKEESQNVAVDFLLPTGVYLNFAVPRNANLSSIKQVLWRNAQYEPFFHMLSDPEAYVFTCVNQTAEQQELEDEQRRLCDIQPFLPVLRLVAREGDRVKKLINSQISLLIGKGLHEFDSLRDPEVNDFRTKMRQFCEEVAARRQQLGWEDWLQYSFPLQLEPSARSWRAGILRVTSRALLVNVKFEGSEESFTFQVSTKDMPLALMACALRKKATVFRQLLVEQPEDYTLQVNGRHEYLYGSYPLCQFQYICSCLHSGLTPHLTMVHKSSILAMRDEQSNPAPQVQKPRTKPPPIPAKKPSSVSLWSLEQPFCIELIEGSKVNADERMKLVVQAGLFHGNEMLCKTVSSSEVNVCSEPVWKQRLEFDINVCDLPRMARLCFALYAVVEKAKKARSTKKKSKKADCPIAWANLMLFDYKDQLKTGERRLYMWPSVPDEKGELLNPAGTVRSNPNTESAAALVICLPEVAPHPVYFPALEKILELGRHGERGRITEEEQLQLREILERRGSGELYEHEKDLVWKMRHEVQEHFPEALARLLLVTKWNKHEDVAQMVYLLCSWPELPVLSALELLDFSFPDCYVGSFAIKSLRKLTDDELFQYLLQLVQVLKYESYLDCELTKFLLDRALANRKIGHFLFWHLRSEMHVPSVALRFGLIMEAYCRGSTHHMKVLMKQGEALSKLKALNDFVKVSSQKTTKPQTKEMMHMCMRQETYMEALSHLQSPLDPSTLLEEVCVEQCTFMDSKMKPLWIMYSSEEAGSAGTVGIIFKNGDDLRQDMLTLQMIQLMDVLWKQEGLDLRMTPYGCLPTGDRTGLIEVVLHSDTIANIQLNKSNMAATAAFNKDALLNWLKSKNPGEALDRAIEEFTLSCAGYCVATYVLGIGDRHSDNIMIRESGQLFHIDFGHFLGNFKTKFGINRERVPFILTYDFVHVIQQGKTNNSEKFERFRGYCERAYTILRRHGLLFLHLFALMRAAGLPELSCSKDIQYLKDSLALGKTEEEALKHFRVKFNEALRESWKTKVNWLAHNVSKDNRQ; this is encoded by the exons ATGCCCCCTGGGGTGGACTGCCCCATGGAGTTCTGGACCAAAGAGGAGAGTCAGAACGTGGctgttgacttcctgctgcccacAGGGGTCTACCTGAACTTTGCGGTGCCCCGAAATGCCAACCTCAGCTCCATCAAACAG gtgCTGTGGCGAAATGCGCAGTATGAGCCGTTCTTCCACATGCTCAGTGACCCTGAGGCTTACGTGTTCACCTGCGTGAACCAGACAGCagagcagcaggagctggaggatgaGCAGCGCAGGCTGTGTGACATCCAGCCCTTCCTGCCCGTGCTGCGCCTGGTGGCACGAGAGGGCGACCGCGTGAAGAAGCTCATCAACTCCCAGATTAGCCTCCTCATCGGCAAAG GTCTCCATGAGTTTGATTCCTTGAGGGACCCAGAAGTGAACGACTTCCGCACTAAGATGCGCCAGTTCTGCGAAGAGGTCGCTGCTCGCCGCCAACAACTGGGCTGGGAGGACTGGCTGCAGTATAGCTTCCCCCTGCAGCTGGAACCCTCGGCAAGGAGTTGGCGGGCTGGCATCCTCCGCGTCACCAGCAGAGCCCTGCTGGTCAATGTGAAGTTTGAGGGCAGTGAG GAGAGCTTCACCTTCCAGGTGTCTACCAAGGACATGCCCCTGGCACTGATGGCCTGTGCCCTCCGGAAGAAGGCCACAGTGTTCCGGCAGCTTCTGGTGGAGCAGCCTGAAGACTATACCCTTCAGGTGAACGGGAGGCATGAATACCTCTATGGCAGCTACCCGCTCTGCCAGTTTCAG TACATCTGCAGCTGCCTGCACAGCGGACTGACTCCCCACCTGACCATGGTCCACAAATCCTCCATCCTCGCCATGCGGGATGAGCAGAGCAACCCTGCCCCCCAAGTCCAGAAACCACGCACCAAACCTCCCCCAATCCCTGCTAAGAAG ccctccTCTGTGTCCTTGTGGTCCCTGGAGCAGCCTTTCTGCATTGAGTTGATCGAGGGCAGCAAAGTGAATGCGGATGAGCGGATGAAG CTGGTTGTACAGGCTGGGCTCTTCCATGGCAACGAGATGCTCTGCAAGACGGTGTCCAGCTCAGAGGTGAATGTGTGCTCAGAGCCCGTGTGGAAGCAGCGCCTGGAGTTCGACATCAACGTCTGTGACCTGCCGCGCATGGCTCGGCTCTGCTTCGCGCTCTATGCTGTAGTGGAGAAGGCGAAAAAGGCGCGCTCTACAAAGAAGAAGTCCAAGAAGGCG GACTGCCCCATCGCCTGGGCCAACCTCATGCTATTTGACTACAAAGACCAGCTCAAGACTGGGGAACGCCGTCTCTACATGTGGCCCTCTGTCCCAG ATGAGAAAGGAGAGCTGTTGAACCCGGCGGGTACTGTACGTAGTAACCCCAACACGGAGAGCGCTGCGGCCCTGGTCATCTGCCTGCCTGAGGTGGCCCCCCATCCTGTGTACTTCCCTGCTCTGGAGAAG ATTCTGGAGCTGGGGCGTCACGGTGAGCGTGGGCGCATCACAGAGGAGGAG CAGCTGCAGCTGAGGGAGATCCTGGAGCGGCGGGGGTCCGGGGAGCTGTACGAACACGAGAAGGACCTGGTGTGGAAGATGCGACATGAAGTCCAGGAGCACTTCCCAGAGGCCCTGGCCCGCCTGCTACTGGTCACCAAGTGGAATAAGCATGAGGATGTGGCCCAG ATGGTCTATCTGCTGTGCTCCTGGCCGGAACTTCCTGTGCTGAGTGCCCTGGAACTGCTGGACTTCAGCTTCCCTGACTGCTACGTGGGCTCCTTCGCCATCAAGTCCCTGAGGAAGCTGAC GGATGATGAGCTTTTCCAGTACCTTCTGCAGCTTGTGCAGGTGCTCAAATATGAGTCCTACCTGGACTGCGAGTTGACCAAATTCTTGCTGGACCGAGCCCTGGCGAACCGCAAGATCGGCCACTTCCTCTTCTGGCACCTCCG ctctgaGATGCACGTGCCGTCAGTGGCACTGCGTTTTGGCCTCATCATGGAGGCCTACTGCAGAGGCAGCACCCACCACATGAAGGTGCTGATGAAGCAG GGGGAAGCACTGAGCAAGCTAAAGGCGCTGAATGACTTCGTGAAGGTGAGCTCGCAGAAGACCACCAAGCCCCAAACCAAGGAGATgatgcatatgtgcatgcgcCAGGAGACCTACATGGAGGCCCTGTCCCACCTGCAGTCTCCGCTCGATCCCAGCAccctgctggaggaagtctg TGTGGAGCAGTGCACCTTCATGGACTCCAAGATGAAGCCACTGTGGATCATGTACAGCAGCGAGGAGGCGGGCAGTGCCGGCACCGTGGGCATCATCTTTAAGAACGGGGATG ACCTCCGCCAGGACATGCTGACTCTGCAGATGATCCAGCTCATGGATGTCCTGTGGAAGCAGGAAGGCCTGGACCTGAG GATGACCCCCTACGGCTGCCTCCCCACTGGAGACCGCACAGGCCTCATTGAGGTGGTCCTCCACTCGGACACGATTGCCAACATCCAGCTGAACAAGAGCAACATGGCAGCCACAGCTGCCTTCAACAAGGACGCCCTGCTTAACTGGCTCAAGTCCAAGAACCCTGG GGAGGCCCTGGATCGAGCTATCGAGGAATTCACCCTCTCCTGTGCGGGCTACTGTGTGGCCACGTATGTGCTGGGCATTGGTGACCGACATAGCGACAACATCATGATCCGAGAGAGTGGACAG CTCTTCCACATCGATTTTGGACACTTTCTGGGGAACTTTAAGACCAAGTTTGGAATCAACCGTGAGCGAGTTCCCTTCATTCTCACCTATGACTTTGTCCACGTGATCCAACAGGGGAAAACTAATAACAGTGAGAAATTCGAAAG GTTCCGCGGCTACTGTGAACGTGCCTACACCATCCTGCGGCGCCATGGGctgctcttcctccatctcttcgcCCTCATGCGTGCCGCAGGTCTGCCCGAGCTTAGCTGCTCCAAAGATATCCAGTATCTCAAG GACTCTCTGGCACtagggaagacagaggaagaggcgCTCAAGCACTTCCGGGTGAAGTTCAATGAAGCCCTACGGGAGAGCTGGAAAACCAAAGTCAACTGGCTGGCACACAATGTGTCCAAGGATAACAGGCAATAA